From Micromonospora echinospora, one genomic window encodes:
- a CDS encoding erythromycin esterase family protein yields the protein MLVQRLGAPSDFDPLLARVADARIVMLGEATHGTYDYYRLREQLTRRLIAECGFSFVAVEGDWPDCDRVNRSVTAVPRGAPDPLAALERFERWPTWMWANAEVARFCRWLRAWNLDRPQAARAGFHGLDVYSLWESMQAIFDYLGEEDPGSLEAAQEAYRCFEPYGKRPEEYGLASRFVSARCEEEVVRLLARTREQAAADGADRFSAWQNAEVVAGAERYYRTMVNGGDDSWNVRDTHMADTLDRLLDRYGPDARGVVWAHNTHVGDARATDMAGAGLVNIGQLARERHGDPAVVLVGFGSYRGGVVAAPRWGSAAEAMTSPPARPGSLEHRLHELLPERAVLVFDGTDQPDWVTGTVDHRAIGVVYDPSREARSNYVPTRLGERYDAFVWCDETTALHPLPALTTPGELETYPAGM from the coding sequence ATGCTGGTCCAGCGGCTCGGCGCACCGAGCGACTTCGACCCGTTGCTGGCCCGTGTCGCCGATGCCCGGATCGTCATGCTCGGCGAGGCGACGCACGGCACCTACGACTACTACCGGCTACGGGAACAGCTCACCCGCCGGCTGATCGCCGAGTGCGGTTTCTCCTTCGTGGCGGTGGAGGGGGACTGGCCGGACTGCGACCGGGTGAACCGATCCGTCACCGCCGTCCCGCGCGGTGCCCCCGACCCGCTGGCCGCGCTCGAACGTTTCGAGCGCTGGCCGACCTGGATGTGGGCGAACGCCGAGGTGGCCCGCTTCTGCCGCTGGCTGCGCGCGTGGAACCTGGACCGGCCGCAGGCGGCGCGTGCCGGCTTCCACGGTCTGGACGTCTACAGCCTCTGGGAGTCGATGCAGGCCATCTTCGACTACCTGGGCGAGGAGGACCCGGGGTCGCTGGAGGCCGCGCAGGAGGCGTACCGCTGCTTCGAGCCGTACGGCAAACGACCCGAGGAGTACGGCCTGGCCAGCCGGTTCGTCTCGGCACGGTGCGAGGAGGAGGTCGTGCGCCTGTTGGCCCGTACCCGGGAACAGGCCGCCGCCGACGGCGCGGACCGCTTCTCGGCCTGGCAGAACGCGGAGGTGGTGGCCGGCGCGGAGCGGTACTACCGGACCATGGTCAACGGCGGGGACGACTCCTGGAACGTGCGGGACACCCACATGGCGGACACCCTGGACCGCCTTCTGGACCGGTACGGCCCGGATGCCCGGGGGGTGGTCTGGGCGCACAACACGCATGTCGGTGACGCCCGGGCCACCGACATGGCCGGGGCCGGCCTGGTCAACATCGGCCAGCTCGCCCGGGAACGGCACGGCGACCCGGCGGTGGTGCTGGTCGGGTTCGGCAGCTACCGGGGCGGTGTGGTGGCCGCGCCGCGCTGGGGGTCGGCAGCCGAGGCGATGACCAGCCCGCCGGCCCGTCCGGGCTCGCTGGAGCACCGGCTGCACGAACTGCTGCCGGAACGGGCGGTGCTGGTCTTCGACGGCACGGACCAGCCGGACTGGGTCACCGGCACGGTCGACCACCGGGCGATCGGCGTGGTCTACGACCCGTCCCGGGAGGCGCGGTCCAACTACGTGCCGACCCGACTGGGCGAGCGCTACGACGCCTTCGTCTGGTGCGACGAGACCACCGCCCTGCATCCGCTGCCCGCCCTGACCACCCCCGGCGAGCTGGAGACGTACCCGGCCGGCATGTGA
- a CDS encoding DNA polymerase domain-containing protein, whose product MAAADEMRDGVPLTNLDQPLVAGSDLTKRDLVDYLDAVRDRLLPALRNRPLSVVRALRGQAPFMQKNLPRYTPDWVRRVALWAEASHREVSYALCDDRRTLLWFANQRSVEYHPTLATADDPQRPTHLVLDLDPPDPDAFGLAVAAAGLVRQALADAGLAGAVKTSGAKGVHVFVPVEPGTDPADTAAATRALAARAARIDPALATTAFIREDRGGRVFVDSTRAGGATVVAAYSPRLRPGVPVSFPVDWADLADVTPADFTLRTVPALVAAHDPWSARMPAPQRLPADLVAEGHTIPVARVQAMHEGKRRARARRAAGAEAGGTG is encoded by the coding sequence ATGGCGGCTGCGGACGAGATGCGCGACGGCGTCCCCCTGACCAACCTGGACCAGCCGCTCGTCGCCGGCTCCGACCTCACCAAGCGGGACCTGGTCGACTACCTCGACGCCGTCCGGGACCGTCTCCTTCCGGCACTGCGGAACCGGCCGCTCTCGGTGGTCCGGGCACTCCGTGGCCAGGCCCCCTTCATGCAGAAGAACCTGCCCCGCTACACCCCGGACTGGGTACGCCGGGTGGCGCTGTGGGCAGAGGCGTCCCACCGCGAGGTGTCGTACGCGCTCTGCGACGACCGCCGCACCCTGCTCTGGTTCGCCAACCAGCGCTCGGTGGAGTACCACCCGACCCTCGCGACCGCCGACGACCCGCAGCGCCCCACCCACCTCGTGCTCGACCTCGACCCACCCGATCCGGACGCCTTCGGGCTGGCTGTGGCCGCCGCCGGGCTGGTCCGGCAGGCACTCGCCGACGCCGGTCTCGCCGGCGCCGTCAAGACCAGCGGGGCCAAGGGGGTGCACGTCTTCGTACCGGTGGAGCCGGGAACCGATCCGGCGGACACCGCCGCCGCCACCCGGGCCCTCGCCGCCCGCGCCGCCCGGATCGACCCGGCGCTGGCGACCACCGCGTTCATCCGCGAGGACCGGGGTGGCCGCGTCTTCGTCGACTCCACCCGGGCCGGCGGGGCGACGGTGGTCGCCGCGTACAGCCCCCGGCTCCGTCCCGGCGTGCCGGTCTCCTTCCCGGTCGACTGGGCCGACCTCGCCGACGTCACGCCGGCCGACTTCACCCTCCGGACCGTGCCGGCGCTGGTCGCCGCCCACGACCCGTGGTCGGCGCGGATGCCCGCGCCGCAGCGGCTCCCGGCGGACCTGGTGGCTGAGGGCCACACCATCCCGGTGGCCCGGGTCCAGGCCATGCACGAGGGGAAGCGGCGGGCCCGGGCCCGCCGGGCCGCCGGAGCGGAAGCCGGCGGGACCGGCTAG
- a CDS encoding TetR/AcrR family transcriptional regulator, translating to MARSVPETRDEILAAAAKRFAVTGFKGTSLQDIARDVGCSKAAVLYHFANKETLFTELMAPAIGMLLALDERLLGATGQAAQRDALEGIVGLSLRFRREIALLQGEFPELLQHPAFAHIQRCSDRLRDALAGGSTGAEARVGALMVLAGIAAACAQFPDLDDDELRAALLAVARRALGPLD from the coding sequence TTGGCACGGTCGGTACCGGAGACTCGGGACGAGATTCTCGCCGCAGCCGCGAAGCGGTTCGCGGTGACCGGTTTCAAGGGCACGTCGTTGCAGGACATCGCCCGGGACGTGGGGTGCTCCAAGGCGGCGGTGCTCTACCACTTCGCCAACAAGGAGACCCTTTTCACCGAGCTGATGGCCCCGGCGATCGGCATGCTGCTCGCTCTCGACGAGCGGCTGCTCGGCGCGACCGGGCAGGCCGCGCAACGCGATGCCCTCGAAGGCATCGTCGGGCTGTCGCTGCGCTTCCGTCGGGAGATCGCCCTGTTGCAAGGCGAGTTTCCCGAACTGCTCCAGCACCCCGCCTTCGCGCACATCCAGCGCTGCTCCGACCGGCTCCGCGACGCCCTGGCCGGCGGATCCACCGGGGCCGAGGCCCGGGTGGGCGCGCTGATGGTGCTCGCCGGGATCGCCGCCGCCTGCGCGCAGTTCCCCGACCTGGACGACGACGAGCTGCGTGCCGCGCTGCTGGCCGTCGCCCGCCGGGCGCTCGGGCCACTGGACTGA
- a CDS encoding MMPL family transporter, protein MATLLYRLGRGALRRRRLVVVLWLVALIGLGGAAALFRGPTSSDFTMRGTESQEALDLLAKEFPAASGATGTIAVKAPADGQLGTPQGQAVIRELVQEASSLPGAVGAVDPFQAGAVSPTARYALIQVQFSGGADEVTDEQREAYEEIGARAESQGYQVAPGGEVLNAEPEVGSTEAIGVLVALIVLVVTFGSLVAAGMTMLNALIGVGAGMAGLFALSAVIDLTSTAPILALMLGLAVGIDYSLFITSRYRQNLLSGLTPEEAVGRAVGTAGSAVVFAGATVVIALAGLAVVNIPFLTVMGLAAAGTVTVAVLVAITLQPALLGFAGQRVLPRKLRGSATTDDPATTDGSTPAHGFAPADADVAEDRSGFGFRWARWVTRLRIPVILAGLLGLGLLAVPATDMRLALPDAGTAPVGSPARTSNDLITEGFGPGFTGRLVVVVSGDSAEQTTAALPRVTQAIQGTEGVLAVAPPQLAPDGRTALLAVIPKTGPTDQATETMVHDIRGSVDGIDGADVLLTGVTAIGIDVSEKLADALPIYLLLVVGLSVLLLMLVFRSILVPVKAALGFLLTVAATFGITVAIFQQGTLADLVGLDTPGPLVSFLPILLIGILFGLAMDYEVFLVSRMREDFVHGDTAAQATINGMGHGARVVTAAALIMMSVFGGFVFLDDPIIKSMGFALAIGVAIDAFVVRMTIVPAVMSLLGDKAWWLPRWLQRSLPNVDIEGEGLRAHLDEKAAAGVR, encoded by the coding sequence ATGGCGACCCTCTTGTACCGGCTCGGCCGGGGCGCGCTACGGCGACGGCGACTCGTCGTCGTCCTCTGGCTCGTCGCACTCATCGGCCTCGGTGGGGCCGCGGCACTGTTCCGCGGCCCCACGTCGAGCGACTTCACCATGCGGGGCACCGAGTCGCAGGAGGCTCTCGACCTGCTGGCGAAGGAGTTCCCGGCGGCCAGCGGCGCCACCGGCACCATCGCGGTCAAGGCACCCGCCGACGGACAGCTCGGCACCCCGCAGGGGCAGGCCGTGATCCGGGAACTGGTGCAGGAGGCCAGCAGCCTGCCCGGCGCGGTCGGCGCAGTCGACCCGTTCCAGGCCGGCGCGGTCTCGCCGACCGCCCGGTACGCCCTGATCCAGGTGCAGTTCTCCGGTGGCGCGGACGAGGTCACCGACGAGCAGCGCGAGGCGTACGAGGAGATCGGCGCGCGCGCCGAGAGCCAGGGTTACCAGGTCGCCCCCGGTGGTGAGGTGCTCAACGCCGAGCCGGAGGTCGGCTCGACCGAGGCGATCGGCGTACTGGTGGCCCTGATCGTCCTGGTGGTGACCTTCGGTTCGCTGGTCGCGGCGGGAATGACCATGCTCAACGCGCTGATCGGCGTCGGCGCGGGCATGGCCGGGCTCTTCGCGCTCAGCGCCGTCATCGACCTGACCAGCACCGCCCCGATCCTGGCGCTGATGCTCGGCCTGGCGGTCGGCATCGACTACTCCCTCTTCATCACCTCCCGGTACCGGCAGAACCTGCTCTCCGGGCTCACCCCCGAGGAGGCGGTGGGGCGCGCGGTGGGGACCGCCGGCTCGGCCGTGGTCTTCGCCGGGGCGACCGTGGTCATCGCGCTCGCCGGGCTCGCCGTGGTCAACATCCCGTTCCTCACCGTGATGGGTCTCGCCGCCGCCGGCACGGTGACCGTGGCGGTGCTGGTGGCGATCACGCTCCAGCCGGCGCTGCTCGGCTTCGCCGGTCAGCGGGTGCTGCCCCGCAAGCTGCGCGGCTCCGCCACGACCGACGACCCCGCCACGACTGACGGCTCCACCCCGGCCCACGGTTTCGCCCCGGCCGACGCGGACGTCGCCGAGGACCGCTCCGGCTTCGGCTTCCGCTGGGCCCGGTGGGTCACCCGGCTGCGGATCCCGGTCATCCTGGCCGGCCTGCTCGGGCTCGGGCTGCTCGCCGTCCCCGCCACCGACATGCGGCTGGCCCTGCCGGACGCCGGCACCGCCCCGGTCGGTTCGCCGGCCCGGACCTCCAACGACCTGATCACCGAGGGCTTCGGGCCGGGCTTCACCGGTCGCCTGGTGGTGGTGGTCTCCGGTGACTCCGCCGAGCAGACCACCGCCGCGCTGCCCCGGGTCACCCAGGCGATCCAGGGCACCGAGGGCGTGCTCGCGGTGGCCCCGCCGCAGCTCGCACCGGACGGCCGGACCGCGTTGCTGGCGGTCATCCCGAAGACCGGCCCGACCGACCAGGCGACCGAGACCATGGTCCACGACATCCGGGGCTCGGTCGACGGGATCGACGGGGCCGACGTGCTGCTGACCGGGGTCACCGCGATCGGCATCGACGTGTCGGAGAAGCTCGCCGACGCGCTCCCGATCTACCTGCTGCTCGTCGTCGGGCTCTCCGTCCTGCTGCTGATGCTGGTGTTCCGGTCGATCCTGGTGCCGGTCAAGGCGGCCCTGGGCTTCCTGCTGACCGTCGCGGCGACCTTCGGCATCACCGTCGCGATCTTCCAGCAGGGCACGCTCGCCGACCTGGTCGGGCTGGACACCCCCGGTCCGCTGGTCAGCTTCCTGCCGATCCTGCTCATCGGCATCCTGTTCGGGCTGGCCATGGACTACGAGGTCTTCCTGGTCTCCCGGATGCGGGAGGACTTCGTGCACGGGGACACCGCCGCCCAGGCCACCATCAACGGCATGGGGCACGGCGCCCGGGTGGTCACCGCCGCCGCGCTGATCATGATGTCGGTCTTCGGCGGCTTCGTCTTCCTCGACGACCCGATCATCAAGTCGATGGGCTTCGCGCTCGCGATCGGCGTCGCCATCGACGCCTTCGTGGTGCGGATGACCATCGTCCCGGCGGTGATGTCGCTCCTCGGCGACAAGGCGTGGTGGCTGCCCCGCTGGTTGCAGCGGTCCCTGCCGAACGTCGACATCGAGGGCGAGGGGCTGCGCGCCCACCTCGACGAGAAGGCCGCAGCCGGCGTCCGCTGA
- a CDS encoding DUF2795 domain-containing protein gives MTVTDGQWWEYLAGLDYPVSREDLVRRAQEIGAGTEVLQALRSLPVEEFASADELTDALATIA, from the coding sequence ATGACGGTCACCGACGGACAGTGGTGGGAGTACCTGGCCGGACTGGACTACCCGGTGTCCCGGGAGGACCTGGTGCGCCGGGCCCAGGAGATCGGCGCGGGCACCGAGGTGCTCCAGGCCCTCCGGTCGCTGCCGGTCGAGGAGTTCGCCTCCGCCGACGAGTTGACCGACGCCCTGGCCACCATCGCCTGA
- a CDS encoding FG-GAP-like repeat-containing protein — translation MPPRRRVLVAGLTSVVAALSLAAVGVAAIPDAVAVPAPCHPDADGRPDCTVTEKQLTAAVPAERDLALSSLDIRLMPLGDSITYGVESSDRNGYRDELYDHLKGNARHVNFVGSVKTGSMSDNDHEGHPGDRIDEIAATADCSVPRYQPNVIALHAGTNDIGQNFALSSAPTRLRNLVDQTLADSPRATVLVAQLIPIGKAGLQSRVDAYNAALPGVVRDLQNEGKRVLLVDMSRVLVTDGLQNDAHPNDEGYAKMAAAWYESVLEATARGWIQAPLPENAPTGCTPGDSDDTALGTGWRNLGVIAPGYGGTPGRTIIAELNGDKRADYLQVYPDGSFRASANTVGTPGQPDWVDVGRYAPAAQTAVHGDEVRFADLNGDGRDDYLVVGSTSEVRAYLNVRGSGDTLAFVPWGIVFRVDSFNRNNLRFADVTGDGRDDLLRVGAEGAVHVYRNMWDPATERQAGEPQPPAWRLWLDWAGGTRGSSLEAVRLADADGDGRADYLQVSVEGAVHAFLNRGGGGNGGFQARYDWAHESGYPRPYIQFADISGDGRADYLVVYQGGAVRAWLNRGGN, via the coding sequence ACGGACGGCCGGACTGCACGGTGACGGAGAAGCAGCTCACCGCAGCTGTGCCCGCCGAGCGCGACCTCGCGCTGAGCAGTCTGGACATCCGCCTGATGCCGCTCGGCGACTCGATCACCTACGGCGTGGAGAGTTCCGACCGGAACGGCTACCGCGACGAGTTGTACGACCACCTCAAGGGCAACGCGCGACACGTCAACTTCGTCGGATCGGTGAAGACCGGGTCGATGAGCGACAACGACCACGAGGGCCACCCCGGCGACCGGATCGACGAGATCGCGGCAACCGCCGACTGCAGCGTGCCGCGCTATCAGCCCAACGTCATCGCGCTGCACGCCGGCACCAACGACATCGGCCAGAACTTCGCGCTGTCGTCCGCGCCCACCCGGCTCAGGAACCTGGTCGACCAGACGCTGGCCGACTCGCCACGGGCCACGGTGCTGGTCGCCCAGCTCATCCCGATCGGCAAGGCCGGGTTGCAGTCGCGCGTCGACGCGTACAACGCGGCGCTGCCCGGCGTGGTGCGGGACCTGCAGAACGAGGGCAAGCGCGTGCTGCTGGTGGACATGAGCAGGGTGCTGGTCACCGACGGTCTGCAGAACGACGCCCACCCGAACGACGAGGGCTACGCCAAGATGGCCGCCGCCTGGTACGAAAGCGTGCTCGAGGCGACCGCCAGGGGCTGGATCCAGGCGCCGCTGCCGGAGAACGCCCCCACCGGCTGCACCCCGGGGGACTCCGACGACACGGCACTCGGTACGGGGTGGCGCAACCTGGGCGTGATCGCCCCCGGATACGGCGGCACCCCCGGCCGTACGATCATCGCCGAGCTGAACGGCGACAAGCGGGCCGACTACCTCCAGGTCTATCCGGACGGCAGTTTCCGCGCCTCGGCGAACACGGTCGGCACGCCCGGGCAGCCCGACTGGGTGGACGTCGGCAGGTACGCCCCTGCGGCACAGACGGCGGTCCACGGCGACGAGGTGCGGTTCGCCGACCTCAACGGGGACGGGCGCGACGACTACCTCGTGGTCGGTTCCACCAGCGAGGTGCGGGCGTACCTCAACGTCAGGGGTTCGGGTGACACGCTCGCGTTCGTCCCCTGGGGGATCGTCTTCCGCGTCGACTCGTTCAACCGCAACAACCTGCGCTTCGCGGACGTCACCGGAGACGGGCGTGACGACCTGCTGCGGGTCGGCGCGGAGGGCGCGGTGCACGTGTACCGGAACATGTGGGACCCCGCCACCGAACGCCAAGCCGGTGAACCCCAGCCGCCGGCCTGGCGGCTGTGGCTCGACTGGGCCGGCGGCACCCGGGGCTCGTCGCTGGAAGCGGTCCGGCTCGCCGACGCCGACGGTGACGGGCGGGCCGACTACCTCCAGGTCAGCGTCGAGGGCGCGGTACACGCCTTCCTCAACCGTGGTGGCGGGGGCAACGGCGGCTTCCAGGCCCGCTACGACTGGGCCCACGAATCCGGCTATCCCCGCCCGTACATCCAGTTCGCCGACATCAGCGGCGACGGCAGGGCCGACTACCTGGTGGTCTACCAGGGCGGCGCGGTCCGCGCCTGGCTGAACCGGGGCGGCAACTAG